From Cannabis sativa cultivar Pink pepper isolate KNU-18-1 chromosome 8, ASM2916894v1, whole genome shotgun sequence, a single genomic window includes:
- the LOC115697992 gene encoding probable serine/threonine-protein kinase PBL7 isoform X1, translating into MEADDEERRKERVVLAAIVVFASIAVASLLVALSYYCYIRNKVTRLGKKNRSSEPHLILNPLFGSKGTATERVDYESKTDFSNPQVTTPISEKGLQVFTFKQLHSATSGFSKSNVVGHGGFGLVYRGVLSDGRKVAIKLMDQAGKQGEEEFKMEVELLSRLRSPYLLTLVGYCSHSNHKVLVYEFMPNGGLQEHLYPVGGSNAPSLNLDWETRLRIAIEAAKGLEYLHEHVSPPVIHRDFKSSNILLDKSLHAKVSDFGLAKIGSDKAGGHVSTRVLGTQGYVAPEYALTGHLTTKSDVYSYGVVLLELLTGRVPVDMKRPSGEGVLVTWALPRLTDREKVVQIMDPALEGQYSMKEVIQVAAIAAMCVQPEADYRPLMADVVQSLVPLVKANKSSSKVGNSSSFHLTKSPTTQDPGKVSL; encoded by the exons ATGGAGGCAGATGACGaggagagaagaaaagagagagttgtACTGGCGGCCATTGTTGTGTTTGCTTCAATAGCAGTGGCTTCATTACTGGTGGCGTTGAGCTACTACTGTTATATCCGAAACAAGGTCACAAGGCTCGGGAAGAAGAACCGCTCAAGTGAGCCTCATTTAATCCTTAATCCTCTGTTTGGTAGCAAAGGAACTGCAACAGAAA GAGTTGATTATGAAAGTAAAACTGACTTTTCAAACCCTCAAGTTACTACTCCTATTTCGGAAAAAGGGCTCCAAGTTTTCACCTTTAAGCAGCTGCATTCTGCAACTAGTGGTTTCAGCAAGTCAAATGTGGTTGGACATGGTGGGTTTGGTTTAGTATACCGAGGAGTCCTGAGTGATGGGCGCAAAGTTGCAATTAAGCTGATGGATCAGGCTGGAAAGCAAGGAGAAGAAGAATTTAAAATGGAG GTGGAATTATTAAGTAGATTGCGGTCTCCATATTTGCTGACTTTGGTTGGTTATTGCTCACATAGTAATCACAAAGTTTTGGTGTACGAATTTATGCCAAATGGTGGTCTTCAGGAACATTTGTACCCTGTTGGCG GTTCAAATGCTCCGTCTCTAAATTTGGACTGGGAGACACGGTTGAGGATAGCCATTGAAGCTGCAAAGGGTTTGGAATATCTCCACGAACATGTCAGTCCTCCTGTGATTCACAGAGATTTTAAAAGCAGCAACATTcttttggacaaaagtttacATGCGAAAGTTTCTGATTTTGGATTGGCTAAGATCGGGTCTGACAAGGCTGGAGGGCACGTCTCAACTCGAGTATTGGGCACACAGGGATATGTTGCACCTGA GTATGCATTAACGGGGCATCTTACAACCAAGTCAGATGTGTATAGTTACGGGGTTGTCCTTTTGGAGTTACTAACAGGCAGAGTTCCAGTTGATATGAAAAGACCTTCTGGAGAAGGTGTTCTTGTTACTTGG GCTTTGCCCCGACTTACAGACAGGGAGAAGGTTGTACAGATTATGGATCCCGCACTTGAGGGTCAATACTCGATGAAGGAGGTTATCCAGGTGGCGGCAATCGCTGCAATGTGTGTACAACCAGAGGCAGATTACAGACCGCTGATGGCAGATGTCGTGCAGTCCCTTGTTCCATTGGTGAAGGCTAACAAGTCAAGTTCAAAGGTAGGAAACTCATCCAGTTTCCACCTGACAAAGTCACCCACAACCCAAGACCCTGGTAAAGTAAGCTTATGA
- the LOC115697992 gene encoding probable serine/threonine-protein kinase PBL7 isoform X2, with product MEADDEERRKERVVLAAIVVFASIAVASLLVALSYYCYIRNKVTRLGKKNRSRVDYESKTDFSNPQVTTPISEKGLQVFTFKQLHSATSGFSKSNVVGHGGFGLVYRGVLSDGRKVAIKLMDQAGKQGEEEFKMEVELLSRLRSPYLLTLVGYCSHSNHKVLVYEFMPNGGLQEHLYPVGGSNAPSLNLDWETRLRIAIEAAKGLEYLHEHVSPPVIHRDFKSSNILLDKSLHAKVSDFGLAKIGSDKAGGHVSTRVLGTQGYVAPEYALTGHLTTKSDVYSYGVVLLELLTGRVPVDMKRPSGEGVLVTWALPRLTDREKVVQIMDPALEGQYSMKEVIQVAAIAAMCVQPEADYRPLMADVVQSLVPLVKANKSSSKVGNSSSFHLTKSPTTQDPGKVSL from the exons ATGGAGGCAGATGACGaggagagaagaaaagagagagttgtACTGGCGGCCATTGTTGTGTTTGCTTCAATAGCAGTGGCTTCATTACTGGTGGCGTTGAGCTACTACTGTTATATCCGAAACAAGGTCACAAGGCTCGGGAAGAAGAACCGCTCAA GAGTTGATTATGAAAGTAAAACTGACTTTTCAAACCCTCAAGTTACTACTCCTATTTCGGAAAAAGGGCTCCAAGTTTTCACCTTTAAGCAGCTGCATTCTGCAACTAGTGGTTTCAGCAAGTCAAATGTGGTTGGACATGGTGGGTTTGGTTTAGTATACCGAGGAGTCCTGAGTGATGGGCGCAAAGTTGCAATTAAGCTGATGGATCAGGCTGGAAAGCAAGGAGAAGAAGAATTTAAAATGGAG GTGGAATTATTAAGTAGATTGCGGTCTCCATATTTGCTGACTTTGGTTGGTTATTGCTCACATAGTAATCACAAAGTTTTGGTGTACGAATTTATGCCAAATGGTGGTCTTCAGGAACATTTGTACCCTGTTGGCG GTTCAAATGCTCCGTCTCTAAATTTGGACTGGGAGACACGGTTGAGGATAGCCATTGAAGCTGCAAAGGGTTTGGAATATCTCCACGAACATGTCAGTCCTCCTGTGATTCACAGAGATTTTAAAAGCAGCAACATTcttttggacaaaagtttacATGCGAAAGTTTCTGATTTTGGATTGGCTAAGATCGGGTCTGACAAGGCTGGAGGGCACGTCTCAACTCGAGTATTGGGCACACAGGGATATGTTGCACCTGA GTATGCATTAACGGGGCATCTTACAACCAAGTCAGATGTGTATAGTTACGGGGTTGTCCTTTTGGAGTTACTAACAGGCAGAGTTCCAGTTGATATGAAAAGACCTTCTGGAGAAGGTGTTCTTGTTACTTGG GCTTTGCCCCGACTTACAGACAGGGAGAAGGTTGTACAGATTATGGATCCCGCACTTGAGGGTCAATACTCGATGAAGGAGGTTATCCAGGTGGCGGCAATCGCTGCAATGTGTGTACAACCAGAGGCAGATTACAGACCGCTGATGGCAGATGTCGTGCAGTCCCTTGTTCCATTGGTGAAGGCTAACAAGTCAAGTTCAAAGGTAGGAAACTCATCCAGTTTCCACCTGACAAAGTCACCCACAACCCAAGACCCTGGTAAAGTAAGCTTATGA